One window of Candidatus Aminicenantes bacterium genomic DNA carries:
- a CDS encoding type IV pilus twitching motility protein PilT: MSIDDLLKISVERNASDLHLKVGNHPVIRIDGTLHPLVELKRLMPEDTIAMAFAIMNSEQKEKFKREHEIDMAYSIPGLGRFRCNVFYQRGAVGMVLRIIPTQIKSIVDLNLPLVLEKISQEMRGLILVTGTTGSGKSTSLAAMIDYVNLHRNEHIVTIEDPIEYLHRDKKSIINQREVGSDTNDFAKALRSALRQDPDVILVGEMRDLETIETALLAAETGHMVLSTLHTLDAPETINRIISMFPPHHQKQIRIQLASVLKSIISMRLLPRSDGKGRVPAVEILINTPFIQDCIVTQEKTKLIKEAISQGISQYGMQTFDQSLYFLYLKNLISFEEALKWASNPDEFKLKKIGIQSTKDMSMEEMEKRMSDIGNGEKPKKMPEDPTHDHHLLEIE; encoded by the coding sequence ATGAGCATTGACGATCTGCTGAAAATCAGCGTTGAACGAAATGCGTCGGATTTGCATCTCAAGGTCGGCAACCACCCGGTGATCCGCATCGACGGCACCCTGCATCCGCTGGTCGAACTGAAGCGCCTGATGCCCGAAGACACGATCGCCATGGCGTTCGCCATAATGAACAGCGAGCAAAAGGAAAAATTCAAGCGCGAACACGAGATCGACATGGCCTACAGCATCCCCGGCCTGGGACGATTCCGCTGCAATGTCTTTTACCAGCGCGGCGCCGTGGGCATGGTCTTACGGATCATTCCCACCCAGATCAAAAGCATCGTCGACCTGAACCTGCCGCTGGTGCTCGAAAAGATTTCCCAGGAGATGCGCGGCCTGATCCTGGTCACCGGAACGACCGGCAGCGGCAAATCCACCTCGCTGGCCGCCATGATCGACTACGTCAACCTCCACCGCAACGAGCATATCGTCACCATCGAAGACCCGATCGAATACCTGCACCGCGATAAAAAGAGCATCATCAACCAGAGGGAGGTCGGCTCGGACACCAACGATTTCGCCAAGGCCCTGCGCAGCGCCCTGCGCCAGGATCCCGACGTCATCCTGGTCGGAGAAATGCGTGACCTGGAGACCATCGAGACCGCGCTGCTGGCCGCCGAAACCGGCCACATGGTCCTCTCTACCCTGCACACCCTGGATGCCCCGGAAACCATCAACCGCATCATCTCCATGTTCCCTCCCCATCACCAGAAGCAGATCCGCATCCAGCTGGCGTCGGTCCTGAAGTCGATCATCTCCATGAGGCTGCTGCCGCGCAGCGACGGCAAGGGCCGGGTGCCGGCCGTCGAGATCCTGATCAACACGCCCTTCATCCAGGACTGCATCGTGACCCAGGAGAAGACCAAGCTGATCAAGGAAGCCATCTCCCAGGGCATCTCGCAGTACGGCATGCAGACCTTCGACCAGTCGCTGTATTTCCTCTATCTCAAGAACTTGATCTCGTTCGAGGAAGCGCTGAAGTGGGCCTCCAACCCCGACGAATTCAAGCTCAAGAAAATCGGCATCCAGAGCACCAAGGACATGTCGATGGAGGAAATGGAAAAAAGGATGTCCGATATCGGCAACGGCGAAAAGCCGAAAAAAATGCCCGAGGATCCGACCCACGATCACCATCTGCTGGAAATCGAATAA